A stretch of Podospora bellae-mahoneyi strain CBS 112042 chromosome 5, whole genome shotgun sequence DNA encodes these proteins:
- a CDS encoding hypothetical protein (COG:G; EggNog:ENOG503P0YV), whose product MPAADCQALRFSTSDINFDKPTTSTRSSSRRSSGSMVALMPNPHRCLPMRSPMARALVLTFAILAISTLLLRSSAEVQSAIIQTAASAKQAIYLQRPLKHGADWQDTLPTPTEPHRASSTGDIAAALVNSSIPMDCDYDIARLKQWKEKYKLGDQIEYTKRYIQVSRQPIHRKSMTALNQSFLTDTIRTVDLNNPEPYQAESCPEPLVAPVSQSPFPGSANASEFMFGVSTTYKRFSDPKTSPVNEWTYWLTDGKGNTNGGKLLLMLLDAEDEQLQETHNILTTAGIDVDVYRSNAEDIMAVRYLALVPTMYNHPERPRKKWLVTCDDDTFFPSFNALKERFDEFDDGFPMYIGTFSEDVNNIQRHGSQAFGGAGVFLSVPMAGLVAERYESCKTEQKIKEANSGWGPQGDILLRKCIYENSNYKLTLLNELWQLDLYGDPSGFYESGIKPLSLHHYRGGGWHVAYPWHYTKVSNVCGEDCMMQRFRTEDDFVIANGFSVAYYPQGIDFDVNQFEATFHAAPQNHGWNLDFIMGPQRPSLHKTGRKLSWDLQEAEVLEEGMVVRQVYVRRADDWRWKNVDGSAMAGRDGVLELVWLGDRGQ is encoded by the coding sequence ATGCCGGCTGCAGACTGTCAAGCTTTGAGATTTTCAACCTCGGACATTAATTTTGACAAGCCCACGACGTCAAcacgcagcagcagcagacgcagcagcggcagcatgGTGGCCCTGATGCCGAACCCACACCGCTGCCTCCCCATGCGGAGCCCCATGGCGAGAGCTCTTGTCCTGACTTTTGCTATTCTCGCCATCAGTACCCTCCTTCTCAGATCCAGTGCCGAAGTACAGAGCGCCATCATCCAGACGGCCGCGTCAGCCAAGCAAGCGATATATCTCCAGAGACCGTTGAAGCATGGCGCCGACTGGCAAGATACACTTCCGACACCGACAGAGCCACACCGGGCCAGCTCCACAGGGGATATTGCGGCTGCATTGGTCAACTCATCCATCCCTATGGACTGCGATTATGACATTGCTCGGCTGAAGCAGTGGAAGGAAAAGTACAAGCTGGGGGACCAGATTGAGTATACGAAACGATATATCCAGGTTTCCCGTCAGCCCATACACCGCAAGTCCATGACGGCGCTAAACCAAAGCTTCCTGACCGACACCATCAGGACAGTggacctcaacaaccccgaaCCGTATCAAGCCGAGTCGTGCCCCGAGCCCCTTGTGGCGCCCGTTTCGCAGTCTCCATTCCCCGGAAGTGCCAATGCATCAGAATTCATGTTTGGTGTCTCGACCACGTACAAACGGTTCAGCGATCCGAAGACGAGCCCAGTGAACGAGTGGACGTATTGGTTGAcagatgggaaggggaataCTAACGGTGGGAAGCTGCTTCTGATGCTGTtggatgccgaggatgagcagCTGCAGGAGACGCATAACATCTTGACGACGGCGGGGATCGATGTGGATGTGTATCGGTCTAATGCAGAGGATATCATGGCCGTGAGGTATTTGGCATTGGTGCCGACCATGTATAACCACCCAGaaaggccgaggaagaagtggcTGGTGACGTGCGATGATGACACCTTCTTTCCGAGCTTCAATGCGCTGAAAGAGAGGTTTGACGAGTTCGATGACGGGTTTCCGATGTATATTGGGACGTTTTCGGAGGATGTGAATAACATTCAGAGGCATGGGTCGCAGGCATTCGGGGGCGCGGGGGTGTTTCTGAGTGTGCCCATGGCGGGTTTGGTGGCCGAGAGATATGAGAGTTGCAAGACGGAgcagaagatcaaggaggcgaACTCGGGGTGGGGTCCGCAGGGGGATATCTTGCTAAGAAAGTGCATTTATGAGAATTCAAACTACAAGCTCACGCTGTTGAATGAGCTGTGGCAGTTGGACTTGTATGGGGATCCGTCTGGGTTTTATGAGTCGGGGATCAAGCCGTTGAGCTTGCATCATtatcgaggaggaggatggcatGTGGCTTATCCGTGGCATTACACCAAGGTGTCGAATGTCTGTGGAGAGGACTGCATGATGCAGAGGTTTCGGACCGAGGATGATTTTGTGATTGCGAATGGATTTAGTGTGGCGTATTATCCGCAGGGAATCGACTTTGATGTGAACCAGTTCGAGGCGACGTTCCATGCGGCGCCGCAGAACCATGGGTGGAATTTGGATTTTATCATGGGACCGCAGAGGCCGAGCCTGCAcaagacggggaggaagcTGAGTTGGGATTTGCAGGAGGctgaggtgttggaggaggggatggtggtgaggcaggTTTatgtgaggagggcggatgattggaggtggaagaatGTGGATGGGAGCGCCATGGCTGGGCGGGACggggtgttggagttggtttggttgggCGACCGTGGGCAGTAA
- a CDS encoding hypothetical protein (EggNog:ENOG503PBQJ; COG:L), which yields MGDFRGGEVSCYVHCLCRTSLLYNRPPLVRPPMVPRLFELDTPIQTSLCADDARNAAMADADGDVNGRLTDALCSLAEIQYTIAMHEAEQNTAVGSGEDIGIRQSILLRWRVLCDLFSNQLQAETNSSLSSCYVSLQQSEVALSVLHPLPAQLTLPDESAVTTTVKDLFIQHARFISETVDALLQWSQNRPHYPIGFALYYSLVPLIPLLDPEDTGSETHELFINGCVRLSVCAQIYPFFGRLLQAIGALAWRLGKDVPLKARECFQYIKVSTPRHDVEDGEVHDIPLAMDIPRLWAMRHLQTNNHVGDDKNGYLPVGQLGKMIEHWSGANRLDGG from the exons ATGGGGGATTTTCGTGGCGGAGAGGTAAGCTGTTATGTGCATTGCTTATG TCGAACCTCTTTGCTTTACAACCGACCCCCTCTAGTACGACCGCCGATGGTACCTAGACTTTTCGAATTGGATACCCCCATCCAGACATCACTTTGCGCTGACGATGCTCGCAATGCCGCGATGGCGGATGCCGACGGCGACGTGAATGGAAGATTGACGGACGCCTTGTGTAGCCTCGCTGAAATCCAATATACCATTGCCATGCACGAGGCTGAACAAAACACTGCTGTGGGTAGTGGGGAGGATATTGGGATACGGCAATCCATCCTTTTGCGGTGGAGGGTGCTGTGTGATTTGTTTTCAAATCAGCTTCAGGCAGAGACCAACTCGTCGTTGTCGAGCTGCTACGTCAG CCTACAACAAAGCGAAGTCGCTCTCTCAGtcctccatccccttcccgCTCAGCTCACCCTTCCGGATGAGAGCGCGGTCACAACGACGGTGAAAGATTTGTTCATACAACATGCTCGATTTATATCAGAGACAGTCGATGCCCTACTGCAGTGGTCTCAAAACAGGCCACATTATCCCATCGGTTTCGCCCTGTACTATTCACTagtccccctcatccccttaCTCGACCCTGAAGACACCGGGTCCGAAACCCATGAGCTCTTCATAAACGGTTGTGTCAGGTTGAGTGTTTGCGCTCAAATATACCCATTCTTTGGTCGCCTGCTGCAGGCAATCGGGGCACTTGCCTGGCGGCTAGGGAAGGATGTCCCGTTGAAAGCTCGTGAGTGTTTCCAGTATATCAAGGTTTCCACTCCCAGGCATGATgtcgaggatggggaggttcaCGACATTCCGCTTGCCATGGACATTCCTAGGCTGTGGGCGATGCGCCATTTGCAGACGAACAATCATGTGGGCGACGATAAGAATGGTTATTTGCCTGTAGGTCAACTCGGCAAGATGATTGAGCATTGGAGTGGTGCGAATCGTCTTGATGGTGGGTAA
- a CDS encoding hypothetical protein (COG:S; EggNog:ENOG503P1AG), with protein sequence MSSSDQKPPLEPADKQSFPPPPPGPPPIQTTQTQVPKHPDETPIPDYNPRHPQFAPPTNGADDDIYNATPTSEHPPQFPPSGDGHHDGETKKKSKFSFKEYYQKASESLTTHVGPAVNAMARKTGAEGFIAESLDKECEKAARILRAFCKDGIYVDSAQQPSSTPAPTPAPAATDTEASATDGKHTDSAKTKKPKVLLTIPSKVIAKAQGLAIFTAFRAGFQGTVSGGSGILIARKPDGSWSPPSGIKVGGVGGGFVIGAEIYDCVVVINTKEALGLFTKTRMSLGSDLAVTAGPFGAGGSLDWGVPANQKGKEKEKTSPQHLPTATSPPLSADNTHFQTAPLSPGELTDPLEDPTKGRKPSALREAIGKPVYSYVKSHGVYAGVQISGTVILSRDTANAKFYGRPVTVQEILDGKVEPPAAAKILFEVLSGASGWRGHSGSSPVTPNFAPGAGVPPPAAAATSGVADVTTGVRGLDVRGSSSSATAPRPTTPAVNAKAAEAAAEAKLASPTSPPPPSYSEFARSGTQQQPEDLPPAYVEGQGTRPPAGDSKTGLH encoded by the exons atgagcTCATCCGATCAGAAGCCGCCGCTGGAGCCTGCAGACAAGCAGTCGTTTCCGCCCCCGCCTCCTGGCCCCCCGCCCATCCAGACCACACAGACACAGGTGCCAAAGCATCCTGACGAGACCCCTATCCCAGATTATAACCCGAGGCATCCTCAGTTTGCGCCGCCTACAAATGgtgccgacgacgacatctACAACGCGACGCCGACATCCGAGCACCCGCCCCAGTTCCCGCCGTCTGGAGATGGTCACCACGATGGCGaaaccaagaagaagtcCAAGTTCTCCTTCAAGGAGTACTACCAAAAGGCCTCAGAAAGCTTGACGACCCATGTTGGCCCGGCAGTCAACGCGATGGCCCGCAAGACGGGCGCTGAAGGCTTCATTGCCGAGTCTCTGGACAAGGAATGTGAAAAAGCTGCCAGGATCTTGAGGGCATTCTGCA AGGACGGCATCTATGTCGACTCAGCGCAGCAACCTTCTTCGACGCCAGCACCCACACCCGCACCAGCTGCGACGGACACCGAGGCCTCGGCTACCGATGGCAAACATACAGATTCTGCCAAGACAAAGAAACCCAAGGTACTTCTCACGATACCTTCCAAGGTCATTGCGAAAGCCCAGGGCCTGGCTATCTTCACGGCCTTCCGTGCGGGTTTCCAGGGAACCGTCTCGGGCGGTAGTGGCATCCTGATTGCCCGCAAGCCTGATGGCAGCTGGTCTCCACCCAGCGGCATCAAGGTTGGGGGCGTGGGAGGTGGCTTCGTTATCGGCGCAGAGATTTACGACTGTGTCGttgtcatcaacaccaaggaAGCTCTTGGCCTCTTCACAAAGACTCGCATGAGCCTTGGGTCCGATCTCGCGGTTACTGCCGGTCCTTTTGGCGCTGGTGGTTCTCTTGACTGGGGCGTTCCGGCGAATCAGAAGggcaaagagaaggagaagaccTCGCCACAACACCTTCCAACGGCCACGTCTCCACCGCTCTCTGCCGATAACACCCACTTCCAAACGGCGCCGCTTTCCCCTGGTGAGTTGACTGACCCCCTGGAAGATCCCACAAAGGGACGCAAGCCCAGTGCCTTACGTGAGGCCATTGGGAAACCGGTCTACAGTTATGTCAAGTCACACGGTGTGTATGCTGGCGTTCAAATCAGCGGTACTGTGATTCTGTCCCGCGATACCGCCAATGCCAAATTCTACGGCCGGCCGGTCACTGTACAGGAGATTCTTGATGGCAAGGTAGAACCACCTGCTGCAGCCAAGATACTCTTTGAGGTGTTGAGCGGTGCCTCCGGGTGGCGTGGACACAGCGGTTCCAGCCCAGTAACGCCCAACTTTGCGCCTGGGGCTGGTGTGCCGCCTCCCGCTGCAGCGGCCACgtctggtgttgctgatgtcACTACCGGTGTGAGGGGTCTTGATGTCAGaggctcctccagctcggcaaccGCCCCGAGACCCACAACGCCGGCGGTAAATGCTAAGGCTGCCGAGGCCGCCGCAGAGGCGAAGCTTGCGTCCCCCACcagtccaccaccgccgtccTATTCGGAGTTTGCTCGCAGTGGgacccagcagcagccagagGACCTCCCTCCTGCATATGTGGAGGGTCAAGGGACCAGGCCGCCCGCAGGTGACTCCAAGACCGGACTGCATTAG
- a CDS encoding hypothetical protein (CAZy:GH93; COG:G; EggNog:ENOG503P0BE), which translates to MLPSLLSCVLSVGALTASTLAQGSETDPAPFTTFGQRIIYDPPEGHRASYPRHVELEDGTLLVTSTVLGSNFSTPSAAFPVFESKDGGVNWEWVSNITDQVNGWGMSAQPALLELTAPLAGFEAGTILASGNSWSSNGTRIDLYASTDKARSWSFVSNVAAGGRPNTTNGADPIWEPFLLVHNDELIVYYSDQRDPLHGQKLAHQRSTDLKTWGPVVNDVAYDEYLARPGMTVVAYIAPLKQWILVYEFPVGNSSSHGVNYPVYYRLAPDPTKFDEAPGIPIVIEGKVAPNASPYVVWSPYPGGNGTIIVSDADRDELYSNQFGGDPDKWEMHPCSQPSAYSRALHVFNKYPEHLMVLGAAIFDGGPDELSLSVLSLPELLKNKVNIDEWLAGQNKTQPGNE; encoded by the exons ATGCTTCCAAGCCTTCTCTCGTGTGTTCTGAGTGTCGGGGCTCTGACAGCCTCGACGTTGGCCCAAGGGTCAGAGACAGACCCGGCACCATTCACCACCTTCGGTCAACGGATCATCTACGACCCCCCCGAGGGCCACAGGGCTTCGTACCCACGACATGTCGAACTAGAGGATGGAACTCTCCTGGTTACTAGCACAGTTCTCGGGTCCAActtctccaccccctctgCAGCCTTCCCCGTGTTCGAGAGCAAGGATGGCGGCGTGAACTGGGAATGGGTCTCCAACATCACTGACCAAGTCAATGGCTGGGGGATGTCTGCTCAGCCAGCATTGCTTGAACTGACGGCTCCTTTGGCTGGCTTCGAGGCTGGCACTATTCTGGCGTCAGGAAACAGCTGGAGCTCCAACGGCACCCGCATCGACTTGTATGCGTCGACAGACAAGGCTCGGTCCTG GTCCTTTGTGTCAAATGTCGCTGCTGGTGGCAGGCCGAACACCACAAACGGTGCTGACCCTATCTGGGAGCCCTTCCTCTTAGTCCACAACGACGAGCTGATCGTCTACTACTCGGACCAGCGCGACCCTCTTCACGGCCAAAAGCTGGCTCACCAGCGGTCAACTGATCTGAAGACATGGGGTCCTGTGGTGAATGACGTTGCGTATGACGAGTATCTGGCCCGGCCCGGCATGACTGTCGTCGCCTACATCGCGCCCTTGAAACAGTGGATTCTAGTGTATGAGTTCCCGGTTGGCAACTCTTCATCTCACGGCGTCAACTATCCCGTCTACTACCGTCTTGCACCGGACCCAACCAAGTTCGACGAGGCGCCTGGGATTCCGATTGTCATTGAAGGCAAGGTCGCGCCGAACGCGTCGCCTTATGTGGTCTGGTCGCCTTACCCCGGCGGCAACGGCACCATCATCGTGAGTGACGCGGATCGTGATGAGCTATATTCGAAccagtttggtggtgatccCGACAAGTGGGAGATGCACCCTTGCAGCCAACCCAGTGCCTACTCCAGGGCGTTGCATGTGTTCAACAAGTATCCGGAGCACCTGATGGTTCTCGGCGCGGCCATCTTCGACGGCGGGCCTGATGAGCTGAGCTTGAGTGTGTTAAGCTTGCCAGAGTTGTTGAAGAACAAGGTCAATATCGATGAGTGGCTTGCTGGCCAAAACAAGACACAGCCTGGAAACGAGTAG
- a CDS encoding hypothetical protein (EggNog:ENOG503P9DR), protein MDESSDDERHCKIDLKDRAGVVEWKDANRHLQHTPDLRMDLHVDASNDRALFALHGCIFLKGGKPNKVSVYIFVHPEHIHSVGYDHSTGPSIPVMQRDPSKNFISLRFSMTQAPVFVVPKNRPLVPKARSEGLLDTMKALASAQDFTVYLNMLQLVPEVRYQLSLLPSVFLFNDLQTDERWAAIGRLYHGAGGQVVNLGNTAAAPRPTPSCDNLVMETLEELSPPPYVEKAPYQNPTQIATPPDRKRRRTSEPLSSSRTDKRLLLDLGQGRVFRENNAELESRIERLEKMFQDSTPGQAVQGYTGLESRIERLEMMILEPAARSPCRYNSEEAEHLISHVNDRIDDQFTGVHVELQDKVMEDTERLVTEKTEESQEELRKGLRETLMEELREELMDKLRVELLGTIREEVKRELMAEIKVELFRDMAQAMMGVACGTSSEKANMALNSI, encoded by the exons ATGGACGAGTCGAGCGACGATGAAAGACATTGCAAAATAGATTTGAAGGATCGAGCTGGCGTGGTGGAGTGGAAGGATGCGAACCGACACCTGCAACATACTCCAGATCTTCGTATGGATTTGCACGTTGATGCTTCGAACGACCGAGCCCTCTTTGCGCTTCACGGCTGTATATTTCTCAAAGGCGGCAAGCCCAACAAAGTCAGCGTTTACATATTCGTCCACCCAGAACACATACACTCCGTCGGGTACGATCACAGCACTGGTCCCTCTATACCGGTGATGCAGCGTGATCCTTCCAAGAACTTTATCAGCCTTCGCTTCAGCATGACGCAGGCGCCTGTCTTCGTGGTGCCAAAAAACCGTCCTCTGGTGCCAAAGGCGCGATCCGAAGGTCTGCTGGATACCATGAAGGCCCTCGCATCTGCTCAAGACTTCACCGTCTACCTGAACATGCTGCAGCTGGTGCCCGAGGTTCGGTATCAGCTCTCGTTGCTGCCGTCTGTCTTTTTGTTCAATGACTTGCAGACCGATGAGAGATGGGCAGCCATTGGTAGGCTGTATCATGGTGCAGGCGGTCAGGTTGTTAACCTTGGCAATACTGCCGCTGCACCTCGGCCAACGCCTAGTTGCGACAATCTGGTCATGGAGACATTGGAAGAGTTGTCACCGCCACCATATGTCGAGAAGGCTCCCTACCAAAACCCAACACAAATAGCTACCCCGCCAG ATCGAAAACGGCGGCGCACGAGCGAACCGTTGTCTTCCTCGAGAACCGACAAGCGGCTCTTACTCGACTTGGGCCAAGGTCGTGTGTTCAGGGAGAACAACGCCGAACTGGAAAGTCGTATCGAACGGCTTGAGAAGATGTTTCAGGACTCTACACCCGGCCAGGCAGTTCAGGGCTACACTGGACTGGAAAGTCGCATCGAACGGCTCGAGATGATGATTCTGGAGCCTGCCGCCCGATCACCTTGCAGATACAACAGCGAGGAGGCAGAACATCTCATCAGTCATGTGAATGACCGTATCGACGACCAGTTCACAGGTGTTCACGTCGAACTGCAAGATAAAGTCATGGAGGACACTGAGCGCTTGGTGACCGAGAAAACCGAAGAGTCGCAGGAAGAGCTGCGGAAAGGCCTGCGGGAAACGTTGATGGAAGAGTTACGGGAGGAGCTCATGGACAAGTTACGAGTGGAGCTTCTGGGAACGATAAGAGAAGAGGTCAAGCGAGAGTTGATGGCGGAGATCAAGGTGGAATTATTCAGAGACATGGCCCAGGCTATGATGGGCGTGGCCTGCGGTACCAGCAGCGAGAAGGCGAATATGGCTCTGAATAGTATATAG
- a CDS encoding hypothetical protein (CAZy:GH3; COG:G; EggNog:ENOG503Q3ZT) produces MKSSVFWGASLTSAVVRAIDLPFQFYPNCVDDLLSTNQVCNTTLSPPERAAALVAALTPEEKLQNIVSKSLGAPRIGLPAYNWWSEALHGVAYAPGTQFWQGDGPFNSSTSFPMPLLMAATFDDELLEKIAEVIGIEGRAFGNAGFSGLDYWTPNVNPFKDPRWGRGSETPGEDVLLVKRYAAAMIKGLEGPVPEKERRVVATCKHYAANDFEDWNGATRHNFNAKISLQDMAEYYFMPFQQCVRDSRVGSIMCAYNAVNGVPSCASPYLLQTILREHWNWTEHNNYITSDCEAVLDVSLNHKYAATNAEGTAISFEAGMDTSCEYEGSSDIPGAWSQGLLKESTVDRALLRLYEGIVRAGYFDGKQSLYSSLGWADVNNPSAQKLSLQAAVDGTVLLKNDGALPLSDLLDKSRPKKVAMIGFWSDAKDKLRGGYSGTAAYLHTPAYAASQLGIPFSTASGPILHSDLASNQSWTDNAMAAAKDADYILYFGGIDTSAAGETKDRYDLDWPGAQLSLINLLTTLSKPLIVLQMGDQLDNTPLLSNPKINAILWANWPGQDGGTAVMELVTGLKSPAGRLPVTQYPSNFTELVPMTDMALRPSAGNSQLGRTYRWYKTPVQAFGFGLHYTTFSPKFGKKFPAVIDVDEVLKGCDDKYLDTCPLPDLPVVVENRGNRTSDYVALVFVSAPGVGPGPWPIKTLGAFTRLRGVKGGEKREGGLKWNLGNLARHDEEGNTVVYPGKYEVLLDEPTKARLRFEVVRGGKGKGKVKGKGKAAEKGGVVLDRWPKPPKGQEPPAI; encoded by the coding sequence ATGAAGTCGTCCGTTTTCTGGGGCGCAAGCCTCACGTCGGCTGTTGTCCGGGCCATTGACCTCCCCTTCCAGTTTTATCCCAACTGTGTCGATGACCTCCTCTCTACGAACCAAGTCTGCAACACCACTCTTTCACCTCCTGAAAGAGCTGCCGCCCTCGTTGCCGCCCTGACCCCGGAGGAGAAACTTCAAAACATTGTTAGCAAGTCATTGGGGGCACCTCGGATTGGGCTTCCTGCTTACAACTGGTGGAGCGAGGCTCTTCATGGCGTGGCCTACGCACCTGGCACTCAGTTCTGGCAGGGCGATGGCCCCTTCaactcttccacctccttccccatgCCCCTGCTCATGGCGGCCACCTTTGACGATGAGCTGCTCGAGAAGATTGCCGAAGTCATCGGCATCGAAGGTCGAGCCTTTGGCAACGCTGGCTTCTCGGGCCTCGACTACTGGACACCCAATGTCAACCCCTTCAAAGACCCCCGCTGGGGTCGGGGATCGGAAACACCAGGAGAGGATGTCCTGTTGGTCAAGCGCTATGCTGCAGCCATGATCAAAGGCCTGGAGGGCCCCGTGCCGGAAAAAGAGCGAAGAGTGGTTGCAACCTGCAAACATTACGCAGCCAACGACTTTGAGGACTGGAACGGTGCTACCAGGCATAACTTCAATGCGAAGATTTCGTTGCAGGATATGGCCGAGTATTACTTCATGCCGTTCCAGCAGTGTGTTCGGGACTCGAGAGTGGGCTCCATCATGTGTGCCTACAACGCGGTCAACGGCGTGCCGTCGTGTGCGAGCCCTTATCTGCTGCAGACAATCTTGAGGGAGCACTGGAACTGGACAGAGCATAACAACTACATTACTAGCGATTGCGAGGCTGTTTTGGATGTTTCTCTGAATCACAAATATGCGGCCACCAACGCGGAGGGCACGGCGATCTCATTTGAAGCGGGCATGGATACAAGCTGCGAGTATGAGGGCTCTTCCGACATCCCGGGGGCGTGGTCCCAAGGCCTCCTGAAGGAATCCACTGTTGACCGCGCGCTTCTCCGATTATACGAAGGGATAGTCAGAGCAGGTTACTTTGACGGAAAGCAGTCTTTGTATTCCTCCCTCGGCTGGGCAGacgtcaacaacccctccgcccAAAAACTATCCCTCCAAGCTGCAGTCGATGGCACcgtcctcctcaaaaacGACGGGGCACTCCCGTTGTctgacctcctcgacaagagCCGCCCCAAAAAAGTCGCCATGATCGGCTTCTGGTCCGACGCCAAAGACAAGCTTCGGGGAGGGTACTCCGGCACGGCAGCCTACCTCCACACCCCAGCCTACGCCGCCTCTCAGCTCGgcatccccttttccaccgcCTCTGGTCCCATCCTCCACTCTGACCTCGCCTCCAACCAATCCTGGACTGACAATGCGATGGCCGCGGCAAAAGACGCGGATTACATCCTCTATTTCGGGGGGATCGACACCTCCGCGGCGGGTGAGACAAAAGATCGGTATGACCTCGACTGGCCAGGGGCTCAACTATctctcatcaacctcttGACCACCCTCAGCAAACCTCTGATCGTCCTCCAAATGGGCGACCAACTAGACAACACACCTTTGCTATCCAACCCCAAAATCAACGCCATCCTCTGGGCCAACTGGCCAGGCCAAGACGGCGGGACGGCAGTGATGGAGTTGGTCACGGGGCTAAAGTCCCCCGCAGGAAGGCTGCCAGTGACGCAGTATCCGAGCAACTTCACCGAGCTGGTCCCCATGACGGACATGGCGCTCCGGCCATCAGCGGGTAATAGCCAGCTTGGGAGGACGTACAGGTGGTACAAGACCCCTGTGCAGGCCTTCGGTTTCGGGCTGCACTACACGACCTTCTCGCCCAAGTTTGGCAAGAAGTTTCCGGCGGTtattgatgttgatgaggttcTGAAGGGGTGTGATGACAAATATCTTGACACCTGCCCGCTGCCGGACTTGCCGGTCGTGGTGGAGAACAGGGGGAATCGGACGTCGGATTATGTCGCTTTGGTGTTTGTATCAGCGCCGGGGGTTGGGCCGGGGCCGTGGCCGATCAAGACTTTGGGGGCGTTtacgaggttgaggggggtaaagggtggggagaagagggagggggggctgaAATGGAATTTGGGGAATTTGGCGAGacatgatgaggaggggaataCGGTTGTTTATCCGGGGAAGTATGAGGTTTTGTTGGATGAGCCGACgaaggcgaggttgaggtttgaGGTTGTGAGGGGTGGAAAGGGTAAAGGGAAGgtgaaagggaaggggaaggcggcggagaaggggggtgtggtgttggatCGGTGGCCCAAGCCTCCTAAGGGACAGGAGCCCCCTGCGATTTAG